Genomic segment of Lepidochelys kempii isolate rLepKem1 chromosome 23, rLepKem1.hap2, whole genome shotgun sequence:
ACGGGAATTCAGTTGGTGGCTGATTTCCCAGCCAGGACCTGTCCCCCATATCTGAATGTGGGCAGGGGGGAGATTGAGGTTGCTGGGGGGGGTCGTCTCAGCccatgggggggggtgagaatcCGTGCCCCACACCACCCTAGCGGGGGGCCGGGTGAATCTCCCCCCACATCTAATCCGCCTGATGCCACACACACCCCCGTCCAGCAGGGGAGCGTCCCCCCATGTGAGATTAACCCCTGGCTGTCCCTGCCTCCCCACATGGAGGTCAGACCAGCGTCCCTGGGGGGTGTCTCTCCACATCCaaggggggccccaggctgggggagggggcgccaGGTCCGTCTGGGTAAAGGAGGTCTGCGAAGGGTCTGCCGGACAGaggcagagacagagacagacgtgtggggtggggagacagaTGTGGGGGAGAgatgtggggggaagagagagagagagagagagattagccAGAGGAAGGTGCAGGGGGGAGATGGATTAAGTCATAGCAGAGAGAGTCACCCttccccggacgcctgggtcccttcttgctgccccctccccacaactccaGGGAGCAGAGCCGGATGCCTGGGTCCtttcctgcctcccccaccaacACCGGGGtcccccgtgccccaaccctgcagCCAAGTCAGACGCCTGGGTCCTTAacgtcccccccacacacacacacccacccctctcGGACGCCTGGGTCCTTTCCTCCAACACAGCCCatgcaggtggggaggggggcagctgaTGAACGGCCGACGCCCTAGCAAGAGACGCAtgagcctcccccgccccccaaacaaCCCCCTCTGGCTGGTGTACCCCTGCtgtgggggagaggtgggggggctgATTCTGAGGGGGGGGGTCGGTCCCCTAGCCCCCAACCTTAACTCAGGGCTGCCAGACCCCCCGACGCCCATACCTGCCCTGCAGCGGCTGCCCAGCGTAGCTCAGCGAATGGGGCAGGTAGCCCCCCGTCTCCGGCCGGGGGTGGGGTTCGGGCCAGCCACGGGGGGCCCCCCCTCTCctgtcccggggcgggggggcccccCCCGCTCCGCCAGCGTTCCGCAGGTACCAGTTCCGGAGCCCCTCCAGGGCCAAGGCTTTGTGGACGGCCCGGGGCGGGCGCTGGGGGGCCGGGGGcggcggctggctctggggagggggcccGCAGGACTTGGCGCGCCCCGCCCGGCGTGGCAGGGGGCTCTCGGGGTACCCCCAGCCGGGAGGCGGGGGGGCATCACGGCGCGAGAGGTGGGCTCCGGCCGGCGAGCAGTGGGGCTCCAGGTAATAGTCCAGGAGGATCTCGGCGtatgggggccggggggggccacGGAAAGGAGGGTCTTCGGGGGGGGCCCCCCGCTCGATCAGGGCCTCCGAGCTGTTGCTGCGGCGGGTGCGGGCGGCGAAGGCTGGGGGGGCCCGGTCGGCGCTGGGGTCCCGGCTGGGGGGGCCgagctgggagtcctggctccccgacCACTGACGGGTGGCTGGGGGGGCGTCCGGCCTGGGGGGAGGGCACAAAGAAAAGGGGGGGTTAGTGAGGGGTGGGGCATAGCAGGCACCCCAAATTCAGTACCACTGCCTCCAAAGtgacccccagagcccccccgattcaccccccaaccccaaagcCCAACGTCACGCCCCCACCTGGACAGATCCTGCCCAACTCCCGCTAAGCAGGACGGGAGACCGAGGGGTGAAGCGGAGAcgcacgggggggggggtcgctgtGCTGCGGGGGTCAGGTGTGGGGCTCGGCAGACGGCGCTCTCCCCAGGCAGGTCTGGGCACTGTGGGGCACCATGGGGCAGGGGGTcgctagggggcgctgtcccgcaggcagggctgggcggggcccCAGGcggggcactagggggcgctctcccccgggcggggccgggcggggccctggggagggggggtcgcTCTGCTCCgggcggggccccgggggggggcgctaggggggcGCTCTGCTCCgggcggggccccggggggggcgctaggggggcGCTCTGCTCCgggcggggccccggggggggggcgctaggggggcGCTCTGCTCCgggcggggccccgggggggggcgctaggggggcGCTCTGCTCCgggcggggccccgggggggggggcgctaggggggcGCTCTGCTCCgggcggggccccggggggggggcgctagggggcgctctgCTCCgggcggggccccgggggggggcgctagggggcgctctgCTCCgggcggggccccggggggggcgctagggggcgctctgCTCCgggcggggccccggggggggcgctaggggggcGCTCTGCTccgggccgggccccggggggggcgctaggggggcGCTCTGCTccgggccgggccccgggggggggcgctaggggggcGCTCTGCTccgggccgggccccggggggggcgctaggggggcGCTCTGCTccgggccgggccccgggggggggcgctaggggggcGCTCTGCTCCGggcagggccccggggggggcgctaggggggcGCTCTGCTCCgggcggggccccggggggggggcgctaggggggcTCTGCTCCgggcggggccccggggggggcgctagggggcgctctgCTCCGGGcggggcgctagggggcgctctgCTCCgggcggggccccggggggggcgctaggggggcTGTGCTCCgggcggggccccgggggggggcgctaggggggctctctgctccgggcggggctgggggggcgctagggggTCGCTCTCcccggggcagggctgtgggggccgCTAGGGGGGCTCTGCTCCGGTACCTGACGTCGTGGCTCCTGCTGCAGATGGTCCGGGTCAGAACCGGGGTCGCTGGGACGCTCCGGCCCTCAAAGCTGGACACGCTCCGGGGCAGGGTCCGACTCGGGCTGAGGGGGAGCAAACAAAACCTGAGACCAGCTGGGCCCGGCcggatggggggctgggggaaccccactggctggggggctgggtaaatggggggagtgggaggcagcaggggagaCCAGGGGTGTGAGAAgcgggttgcggggggggggggggggactggccTGTGGCCTGTACCCACCTGGTAGGGCTGGCTAGCGAGCTGCGGCGGCTggcggcccccccccccagctccgtgGGGGGCCCTCGCCAGCCAGGCCGGCGGTCGGGGCTGCCGGACACGGCGCGGAGGTGATCCCGGCTGCGGGGGGACGAGGGGCCCACCTTGGGCGGGTGGGAACCGTGGGGGTCGTCTGGGGGAGAGAACGCAAGGCAAagggtggaacccaggagtccgggctgcAAGCCAAGCTGTCCACCCCACCTGCACACTGTCCCACCACACCCCACCGGTCTGggggccccacccccccagcaccagcccccactcccctcccagagccagggagagaacccaggcattctggctcccagccccccccgctctaaccactagccccccactcccctcccagagccagggagagaacccaggcatcctgacacACTCACTGTTCTCGTGACTGGCCGATTCGGAGAGGGAGCTGTTCTCGGAGGTGAACGCCTCGTCTTGGGGAATGGAAACCGGGAGATGGGTCAGTCCCCTATAAGCCCCCGCCggtgccagccccccccccccaagtctgcAATCCCCCCCCCTTAACAGCCTTGGGGGTGCTGGAACATCCCCCCCTTCTGAAAATCTCTGGCATGCTGGCGGTCACGAATGCAgcgggggcagtgagggggaggccgggggggtcaGGGGCAACTGAGGGGCTTGGCGGGGGGTCGGGGGACAGGAACTCAGGAGGGGTGATGAGGGAGAAGAGGGGGTGTCCGAGGGGTTAGGGGGCATCTGGGAAAGAAAGGGGGCTGTGAAGGCATTGGGGGGCCATGGGGGTATCCAAGGGACTATGGGGGTGTCAGGGAGACAAGGGGGCCTGTGGGGGCGTTCGGGGGGCTCTGGTTCTCAGGGTGTGCCCCATGGGGTCAGGCCCGGGGGGCTCAGGGACGGTGGGGAGGTCCAGAGTGAGGGGGCCCGGAGATTTCGGGGGGTTGGGATGCTGGGATGGGGGGGGTTCTCTCACCGTGCGCTCCCCGGGGCGCCCCCAGCCGGGCCCGCGTctcccccagctgcccctccagctccCGCAGGCGCTGGGCGGCCTCGGCCTGGACCTGCCGACGCCGGCGACGCTGCTGATCCGACAGCtccggggccagggccaggcgcCGTGCGGCCTCCACCACCTGCCGCTGCACGGCCAGCTCCCGGCGCAGCTCCCACGCCAGCGCCTGGGGGGGACGGGGGTTAGAGA
This window contains:
- the CCDC120 gene encoding coiled-coil domain-containing protein 120 isoform X1, translated to MEVKGQLIASSSYSSADALVRDPGARLRLQELLERQWGLREALGLRVAELRRLCLQEAELTGKLPPEYPLEPGERPHPVRRRAVPAHRGPGAEALAWELRRELAVQRQVVEAARRLALAPELSDQQRRRRRQVQAEAAQRLRELEGQLGETRARLGAPRGAHDEAFTSENSSLSESASHENNDPHGSHPPKVGPSSPRSRDHLRAVSGSPDRRPGWRGPPTELGGGAASRRSSLASPTSPSRTLPRSVSSFEGRSVPATPVLTRTICSRSHDVRPDAPPATRQWSGSQDSQLGPPSRDPSADRAPPAFAARTRRSNSSEALIERGAPPEDPPFRGPPRPPYAEILLDYYLEPHCSPAGAHLSRRDAPPPPGWGYPESPLPRRAGRAKSCGPPPQSQPPPPAPQRPPRAVHKALALEGLRNWYLRNAGGAGGAPPPRDRRGGAPRGWPEPHPRPETGGYLPHSLSYAGQPLQGRPFADLLYPDGPGAPSPSLGPPLDVERHPPGTLV
- the CCDC120 gene encoding coiled-coil domain-containing protein 120 isoform X2 gives rise to the protein MELTGKLPPEYPLEPGERPHPVRRRAVPAHRGPGAEALAWELRRELAVQRQVVEAARRLALAPELSDQQRRRRRQVQAEAAQRLRELEGQLGETRARLGAPRGAHDEAFTSENSSLSESASHENNDPHGSHPPKVGPSSPRSRDHLRAVSGSPDRRPGWRGPPTELGGGAASRRSSLASPTSPSRTLPRSVSSFEGRSVPATPVLTRTICSRSHDVRPDAPPATRQWSGSQDSQLGPPSRDPSADRAPPAFAARTRRSNSSEALIERGAPPEDPPFRGPPRPPYAEILLDYYLEPHCSPAGAHLSRRDAPPPPGWGYPESPLPRRAGRAKSCGPPPQSQPPPPAPQRPPRAVHKALALEGLRNWYLRNAGGAGGAPPPRDRRGGAPRGWPEPHPRPETGGYLPHSLSYAGQPLQGRPFADLLYPDGPGAPSPSLGPPLDVERHPPGTLV